In Hippoglossus stenolepis isolate QCI-W04-F060 chromosome 20, HSTE1.2, whole genome shotgun sequence, the following are encoded in one genomic region:
- the hivep2a gene encoding transcription factor HIVEP2a: MEARESAAIGHKSSSKEVVKEKVPLQRKWASEPSATTKRSTFADPEAKHRESLPCGATGGSAPQQKYAITGNSGKLISGPSAVGAIGGPSSQDPQGPFAQGFPRGYPYQYQPYPQHPQTERFLSGAKPQPGLEPHAWPFAGQLPSDDLYPVGHPGHTHPHGAGRFPRQKSPSLPSSFGQYSQSGTEPVEEGYSKKEQKPKKPGKYICHYCGRACAKPSVLKKHIRSHTGERPYPCVPCGFSFKTKSNLYKHRKSHAHAIKAGLIPFSELAVARSGDMDQASPVGEAEVHSDGEQSTDTDEEGVEGSTMLMDKDSPIPQISFEADKNTGGVEPAYADSAEELPVGSIKVPILIVPKSGGVPSTGMECPPFQDIKGSHHMLGSQVGGRAHSLDDSPSIKQRLAERLTEKKGQDTDCAMSQSLNLLSPHSKGSTDSGYFSRSESAEQQISPPNPNVKTYEEIMFGRTWYYRPNSRSRQSITDPASLASLKQSGAGLLMGKIAEDHICFRGDVGISGDPKQYPTGPCQSSTGLLEPPSDSGPLIRSNSMPTSTPPNLSVPPGIRGSHSFDEMMSSDDVFYPQGLRRLRRQAAFEHSAAEAHVGEAEGYGHLPKNLASSLGMKIGERGTGVPEHIAYSPYGTKVSMSEIATRKRRKETSVGDEEDSPGHCDSSCSGSVEMIGDYEFKQSSFDGSRATPIGKGSLSAHSQSDSFDTCASMCSEDIALFTESECRKAAGNVISVIQHTNSLSRPNSFEKSESFEHPGYQSSEKGPPSQYSEQSDTDIYEDALSPESALLPESMEQQLQSDSDLASLSSSSAAASPGQPYHIPHKLVRQPNIQVPEIRVTEEPDKPEKDTEAPMTKEPDKQPQHVEEFQLPQRSDTLSQMPSEKLPPKKKRLRLADMEHSSGESSFESTCTSLSRSPSQESNLSHSSSFSMSFDRDEGLKSVSPIKQDDSLAPSGGAKQSEFLTVPGSGHSSHHQQREMRRSSSEQAPCTLPTELPEMRSKSFDYGSLSSSRQGELYSSASAMKERRRGYLVRQASLSVYPESVAQEPGGTEMSIKQESLEHVAWSGPTGSPHSSPDVASRTKRVGSSTGGIGSHQHHQHLLQQSISEDSLQDEPLYSRSQQHRLHAQGSSSEGEHPGHEVMNKDVMQQYQSGPPYLSFQQPGLFWSQEAGQTPRHQPAQQQLPKLHIRSPGSLAGHPQHKHAPLHSLQQIHDQQSHDGKSENASSPMYPASFSSRNSPLSQQQQNFGLLSSKFSLPSSTTTSMLLQQIQPVFATQNLGSQSSLPSMLVPVRIQTHVPSFGSVMYTSVSQLVAGSPGCADNSSMSPPVGVSSTGKPPGGIGGGFNLSHFLGKTEGSTLRYPPWKVPDSLPEQRLNTGIPLSLTSGTISTTDASGSGIGGSKRMLSPTSSLELFFETKQQKRVKEERMYGQIVKEMSAVELSGTENSSTADKGQSGCLRARLKCDGSMDDSERMSSSPPSDFPFSTKISIPVRSSAPHLPDVPRAESFTPPLQIVTDRSGGRDSPEELDVDDSAPELNFSPQSMVSSNDAEDSDNTKPCASSKTPVSVLVQLASNQSAGLSGTVGQTLLLTDMADVQQYFQFPSLRTTSRVSWCFLKYTKPNSTQAALRGSVYSSWCVNSYNPNPLNLSTKAALALLRSKQRRNTDLVYTTSAMSPPSSGKLVSSVAWKLRFDQLKPELMPVDVCNFGRKMKGVVSWDRSKEEQVEKEVSAKQSATEPSRIKIFEGGYKSNEDYVYVRGRGRGKYICEECGIRCKKPSMLKKHIRTHTDVRPYVCKFCNFAFKTKGNLTKHMKSKAHMKKCLELGVSMSSVEDAEADDGDGGDEGQRSEKMSRGVMADHQFSDADDSDGGEEDGDEVDDEDDEEDDYDGDSTPKTRSRSTSPQPYSLPAMSITAMAASHPSPHLSHHSASDLLGNANKPPLFGYFTTVPSIQITSQAPPSDLAAREHGHEYQHSLQRSLGSRLLVPPCSSMDEDLPFHSPDLSSPSSRLSSPGLDHSGCPSPISPSSSPSARRYLSPRRDLSPRARHLSPRRDISPLRHISPKRDLGVAGGYRRDLSPRRGHLSLLSPLSRPTSPAGRDYKRDLSPRGRHRGVLRPLSPRRGLHQHLHPQSQQSGARSLRPGGQGEFVSLGRRRTSTEMETELRPDSPSLGEQRQASNHGNQSSPPHQVLFSHLPLHSQLQVRSPYPMIPIGGIQMVHSVHTSVTTPLAQQGAPRLTVQKSTSEDSTTSEAAPPHFISFIERGGGGGEWVRESSAPHPSSQDRDGGGVRLEQEEGIQTCTTAIASLCIDSEEPERGLKVDEGKDGGRAPPSSSSSSPSAASADSQHQQRRSPSVSMSPPSPHPSPSPPGIQHFSGLELRPPHPSVPSSPHSSTSSPHPHSPAVDALQPPTASKPPRLERAGEVESTKRSRDVS, translated from the exons ATGGAGGCACGTGAATCAGCTGCCATTGGGCACAAATCCTCAAGTAAGGAAGTAGTGAAGGAGAAGGTGCCTCTGCAAAGAAAGTGGGCGTCGGAGCCCTCGGCAACAACCAAACGAAGCACTTTTGCTGACCCAGAGGCAAAACACCGTGAGAGTTTGCCGTGTGGTGCCACCGGGGGATCAGCGCCTCAGCAGAAGTACGCAATCACAGGGAATTCTGGAAAGCTGATATCTGGACCCTCTGCAGTTGGAGCTATTGGAGGCCCATCATCTCAAGACCCCCAAGGACCCTTTGCTCAGGGGTTCCCAAGGGGATACCCCTACCAATACCAGCCATACCCTCAGCACCCCCAAACTGAGCGTTTCCTCTCAGGAGCCAAACCTCAACCTGGCCTAGAGCCACATGCATGGCCATTTGCCGGCCAGTTGCCCTCAGATGACCTATACCCAGTAGGACATCCGGGACATACTCACCCTCATGGGGCTGGGAGGTTTCCCCGACAGAAATCTCCCAGTCTACCCAGCTCTTTTGGACAGTATTCTCAGTCAGGCACTGAGCCTGTAGAGGAGGGGTACAGCAAAAAAGAGCAAAAGCCGAAAAAGCCCGGTAAGTACATATGTCACTACTGTGGTCGAGCTTGCGCCAAGCCCAGTGTCCTAAAGAAGCACATCCGCTCACATACTGGAGAAAGGCCATATCCATGTGTACCCTGTGGCTTTTCCTTCAAAACGAAGAGCAACCTTTACAAGCATCGCAAGTCCCATGCTCATGCCATCAAGGCTGGACTCATACCATTTTCAGAGCTAGCTGTGGCCCGTAGTGGGGACATGGACCAGGCATCGCCAGTGGGTGAGGCCGAGGTTCACTCAGACGGAGAGCAGAGCACCGACACAGACGAGGAAGGTGTGGAGGGCTCCACCATGCTGATGGACAAAGACAGCCCCATCCCACAGATCTCCTTTGAGGCTGACAAGAATACAG GTGGTGTGGAACCAGCATATGCAGACTCGGCTGAAGAGCTGCCTGTGGGATCTATTAAAGTGCCTATCCTCATTGTCCCCAAGTCTGGGGGAGTCCCTTCCACAGGCATGGAGTGCCCACCCTTTCAGGACATCAAGGGGTCCCATCACATGTTGGGATCACAGGTTGGCGGAAGAGCGCATTCTCTGGACGACTCCCCCAGCATCAAACAACGTTTGGCCGAGAGGCTGACGGAGAAAAAAGGCCAGGACACTGACTGTGCCATGTCCCAGTCCCTTAACCTCCTCAGTCCTCACAGCAAAGGCAGCACGGACTCGGGCTACTTTTCCCGCTCTGAgagtgcagagcagcagatcaGCCCTCCAAATCCTAATGTCAAGACGTACGAAGAGATTATGTTTGGTCGGACTTGGTACTACCGACCCAACTCCAGATCCAGGCAGTCCATCACAGACCCGGCCAGCCTGGCTAGTTTAAAACAATCTGGTGCTGGATTGTTGATGGGGAAGATAGCTGAGGATCATATCTGTTTCAGAGGGGATGTAGGGATCTCTGGAGATCCCAAGCAGTATCCAACAGGACCTTGTCAAAGCAGTACAGGCCTATTGGAGCCTCCATCTGATTCTGGGCCCCTAATTAGGAGTAACTCTATGCCAACTTCCACCCCTCCTAACCTCAGTGTCCCACCAGGTATTCGGGGCAGCCACTCTTTTGAtgagatgatgtcatcagatGATGTGTTTTACCCACAAGGGCTTCGCAGACTCCGAAGACAGGCTGCATTTGAACATTCAGCCGCTGAAGCCCATGTAGGAGAGGCTGAGGGCTATGGACACTTGCCCAAGAATTTAGCTTCATCTCTGGGTATGAAGATTGGTGAGCGCGGCACAGGAGTCCCAGAGCACATTGCCTATAGCCCATATGGTACTAAAGTTAGCATGTCAGAAATAGCCacaagaaaaaggaggaaagagacgAGTGTTGGGGATGAGGAGGACAGCCCTGGACATTGTGACAGTAGCTGTAGTGGTTCAGTGGAGATGATAGGGGACTATGAGTTTAAGCAAAGTAGTTTTGATGGGTCGAGAGCCACTCCAATAGGAAAGGGCTCTCTCAGTgctcacagccaatcagatagCTTTGACACCTGTGCCAGCATGTGCTCTGAGGACATTGCATTGTTTACTGAGTCTGAGTGCAGGAAGGCAGCTGGGAATGTCATATCAGTCATCCAACACACCAACTCCCTCAGCCGGCCAAATTCCTTTGAGAAGTCAGAGTCCTTTGAGCATCCAGGATATCAATCTTCAGAGAAAGGTCCACCTAGCCAGTACTCTGAACAGTCGGACACAGATATCTATGAAGATGCTCTCAGTCCTGAATCGGCCCTACTGCCAGAGAGcatggagcagcagctgcaaagTGACAGTGACCTGGCCTCCCTTTCATCGTCATCAGCCGCAGCCTCCCCTGGTCAGCCTTATCACATCCCACACAAACTAGTCCGACAACCCAACATCCAAGTTCCTGAGATCAGGGTGACAGAGGAGCCAGACAAACCGGAGAAAGACACAGAAGCTCCAATGACCAAGGAGCCAGATAAGCAGCCGCAACACGTCGAGGAGTTTCAGCTGCCACAGAGGAGCGACACGCTCTCCCAGATGCCATCGGAAAAGCTCCCACCCAAGAAGAAGCGTCTGCGTCTGGCGGACATGGAGCACTCGTCTGGGGAATCGAGCTTTGAGTCAACTTGCACCAGCCTTTCTCGCAGCCCCAGTCAGGAGAGCAACCTATCccactcctcttccttctccatGTCCTTTGACAGAGATGAAGGCCTCAAGTCTGTCTCACCCATCAAACAG GATGACTCGTTGGCCCCCAGTGGTGGAGCTAAGCAGTCTGAGTTCCTGACAGTACCCGGCAGTGGTCATTCCAGCCACCACCAGcaaagagagatgaggaggtcTTCGTCGGAGCAGGCACCATGCACCCTGCCCACGGAGTTGCCTGAAATGCGCAGCAAGTCCTTTGACTATGGAAGCTTGTCGTCCTCCAGACAGGGAGAGCTATACTCCAGTGCCTCTGCAATGAAGGAACGCCGGCGTGGATATCTTGTCCGACAG GCGTCACTGAGTGTTTATCCAGAGTCAGTTGCTCAGGAGCCAGGCGGCACAGAGATGTCAATCAAGCAGGAGAGTTTGGAACATGTGGCTTGGTCCGGACCAACAGGATCCCCCCACAGCAGCCCTGATGTAGCCAGCAGGACCAAGAGAGTTGGCAGTAGCACCGGTG GTATAGGATCTCACCAACACCACCAGCATCTCCTCCAGCAGAGTATCAGTGAGGACAGCCTGCAGGATGAACCACTCTATAGCAG GTCCCAACAGCATCGTCTGCATGCCCAGGGCTCGTCATCTGAAGGAGAACATCCAGGTCATGAGGTCATGAACAAGGACGTGATGCAGCAGTACCAGAGTGGCCCCCCCTACCTCTCCTTCCAGCAACCAGGTCTCTTCTGGTCTCAGGAGGCCGGACAGACGCCCAGACATCAGCCGGCCCAGCAGCAACTCCCAAAACTCCACATCAGATCACCAGGCAGCCTCGCTGGACacccacaacacaaacacgcaccACTCCACTCCCTGCAGCAAATCCATGATCAACAGTCACACGATGGAAAATCAGAAAACGCCAGCTCTCCAATGTACCCTGCCTCTTTCTCATCCCGAAACTCTCCTCTGTCCCAGCAACAGCAAAACTTTGGCTTGCTGTCCTCTAAGTTCTCCCTGCccagctccaccaccacctccatgCTTCTGCAGCAGATCCAACCTGTCTTTGCGACCCAGAACCTGGGATCACAGTCCTCACTGCCCAGTATGCTGGTTCCTGTACGGATCCAAACCCATGTGCCATCATTTGGTAGTGTTATGTACACAAGTGTTAGTCAGCTGGTAGCTGGCAGTCCGGGCTGTGCTGACAACAGCAGCATGTCTCCCCCGGTTGGTGTTTCGAGCACCGGCAAACCACCAGGAGGAATTGGAGGAGGTTTCAACCTGTCACACTTCCTGGGAAAGACCGAAGGCTCAACGCTGCGCTACCCTCCCTGGAAGGTTCCAGATTCTCTGCCGGAGCAACGGCTAAACACAGGGATACCACTTTCACTAACATCAGGCACCATTTCCACCACAGACGCCTCGGGGTCAGGCATAGGCGGCAGCAAGCGCATGCTCTCCCCTACCAGCTCTCTGGAGCTCTTCTTCGAGACTAAGCAGCAGAaaagagtgaaggaggagaggatgtaTGGACAGATTGTAAAGGAGATGAGCGCTGTGGAGCTGAGTGGAACTGAGAACAGTAGCACGGCTGATAAAGGGCAGAGCGGATGTCTGCGAGCCCGTCTGAAGTGTGATGGCTCCATGGATGACTCTGAAAGGATGTCTTCTTCCCCACCAAGCGACTTCCCTTTTTCCACAAAGATTTCCATTCCCGTCCGTTCCTCTGCTCCCCACCTCCCTGATGTACCCCGAGCTGAGAGCTTCACCCCTCCTCTCCAGATTGTCACAGACCGATCAGGCGGCCGAGACTCCCCAGAGGAACTTGATGTGGATGATTCAGCTCCAGAGCTGAACTTTAGCCCCCAGTCTATGGTCTCCTCAAATGATGCAGAAGATAGTGACAACACAAAGCCATGTGCATCCAGTAAAACGCCGGTCAGCGTGCTGGTTCAGCTCGCTTCTAACCAAAGCGCAGGATTATCCGGAACAGTGGGCCAGACGCTGCTACTCACGGACATGGCTGATGTCCAGCAGTATTTCCAGTTCCCTAGCCTGCGCACTACGAGCAGAGTTAGCTGGTGTTTCCTGAAATACACCAAACCCAACAGCACCCAGGCCGCTTTGCGAGGGTCTGTCTACAGTTCATGGTGTGTGAACTCGTACAATCCCAATCCTCTGAACCTCAGCACCAAGGCTGCACTGGCCCTGCTGAGGTccaaacagaggagaaacaccGATTTGGTTTACACAACATCAGCCATGTCTCCACCCAGCTCTGGAAAACTGGTGTCGTCTGTGGCCTGGAAGCTGAGGTTTGATCAG ttGAAACCGGAGCTGATGCCTGTTGATGTCTGTAACTTTGGGAGGAAGATGAAAGGAGTGGTGTCGTGGGACCGATCgaaggaggagcaggtggagaaggaggtCTCAGCCAAACAGTCCGCCACCGAACCCTCCCGGATCAAGATCTTCGAAGGCGG CTACAAATCCAATGAGGACTATGTTTACGTTCGTGGTCGCGGCCGAGGGAAGTACATCTGCGAGGAATGTGGGATCCGCTGCAAGAAGCCGAGCATGTTGAAGAAACACATCCGAACGCACACGGACGTCCGACCGTACGTCTGCAAGTTCTGCAACTTCGCCTTCAAGACGAAAG gaaaCCTGACGAAGCACATGAAGTCAAAGGCTCATATGAAAAAGTGTCTGGAGTTGGGAGTCTCCATGTCGTCGGTTGAGGACGCAGAGGCGGACGATGgag ATGGCGGAgatgaaggtcagaggtcagagaagATGTCCAGAGGCGTGATGGCCGACCACCAGTTCTCGGATGCAGACGACTCGGACGGCGGCGAGGAGGACGGCGATGAGGTGGACGATGAAGACGATGAAGAGGACGATTATGATGGCGACTCCACTCCAAAGACTCGCTCACGCTCCACCAGCCCGCAGCCGTACAGCCTCCCCGCGATGTCCATCACCGCCATGGCCGCCTCCCACccgtctcctcacctgtctcatcACTCTGCGTCCGACCTCCTGGGAAACGCCAACAAGCCGCCGCTGTTTGGCTACTTCACCACCGTGCCGAGCATCCAGATCACATCGCAGGCTCCGCCCAGCGACCTGGCGGCGAGGGAGCATGGTCACGAGTACCAGCACAGCCTGCAGAGGTCACTGGGGAGCAGGCTGCTGGTTCCACCCTGCTCCTCGATGGATGAAGACTTGCCCTTCCACTCCCCGgacctctcctccccctcctcccgccTGTCCTCACCCGGGCTGGACCACTCCGGCTGCCCGTCCCCCATTTCCCCTTCCTCCTCGCCCTCAGCCCGCCGGTACCTCTCCCCGCGTCGCGACCTCTCGCCCCGTGCCAGACACCTCTCGCCCCGGAGGGACATCTCCCCTCTGCGACACATCTCCCCCAAGAGAGACCTGGGCGTGGCAGGCGGGTACCGGAGAGACCTCTCCCCCAGGAGGGGACACCTCTCActgctctcccctctgtctcgACCCACGTCTCCGGCAGGAAGAGACTACAAGCGTGACCTTTCACCACGAGGTCGCCACAGGGGGGTGCTCCGGCCTCTGTCCCCTCGCAGAGGACTCCACCAGCACCTTCACCCCCAAAG CCAGCAGAGCGGAGCGAGGAGCCTGAGGCCGGGGGGTCAGGGGGAGTTCGTTTCTCTGGGACGTCGCAGAACCAGCACAGAAATGGAGACG GAACTTCGTCCAGACTCACCTTCACTGGGGGAACAGCGGCAGGCCAGTAACCACGGCAACCAGTCCAGCCCACCTCACCAAGTCCTGTTCAGTCACCTTCCTCTTCATTCTCAACTCCAG GTGCGTTCGCCCTACCCGATGATCCCCATCGGCGGGATCCAGATGGTACACTCCGTCCACACGTCCGTCACCACCCCTCTCGCTCAGCAGGGGGCACCACGCCTGACGGTGCAGAAGAGCACGTCAGAGGACTCCACCACCAGCGAGGCTGCCCCCCCACATTTCATCTCCTTCAtcgagaggggaggagggggaggagagtgGGTGAGGGAGTCGTCGGCACCTCACCCGTCCTCGCAGGACAGGGACGGCGGGGGAGTGaggctggagcaggaggagggcaTCCAGACGTGCACCACCGCCATCGCGTCACTCTGCATCGACTCCGAGGAGCCGGAGAGAGGCCTGAAGGTGGATGAAGGTAAAGATGGAGGCCgagctcctccctcctcctcctcctcctccccttctgcAGCGTCCGCTGACTCCCAGCATCAGCAGCGCCGCTCGCCCTCCGTCTCCATGTCGCCGCCATCTCCTCACCCCTCGCCCTCTCCCCCTGGGATTCAGCACTTTAGCGGCCTGGAGCTCAGGCCTCCCCACCCGTCagtcccctcctcccctcactcctccacctcctctcctcaccctcacaGCCCTGCGGTCGACGCCCTCCAGCCTCCGACGGCGTCCAAACCTCCGCGGCTGGAGCGAGCCGGAGAGGTCGAAAGcacaaagaggagcagagacgtGTCGTag